Proteins from a genomic interval of Candidatus Eisenbacteria bacterium:
- a CDS encoding metallopeptidase family protein, with product MSSIERIEAWIDQGDEALDAGDFERALACFDEALEEDAEHWGASLGRVEALHALWRTEEAFQVLDAMRPADGQDDPDRADLEARVREAAGRFEEADRLFAEAHRLAPSEYPLPIRTSESDFREILDTVLESLPPVIRETVASVPVIVEPKPTAEIADRAPHITPDVLGLFVGSPVGDKVSAPSGYPDVVLLFQRNLERAGRNRREVAREIKITLLHEYGHYLGFDEEELEHLGLG from the coding sequence ATGAGCTCCATCGAGCGGATCGAGGCCTGGATCGACCAAGGCGACGAAGCGCTCGACGCGGGGGACTTCGAGCGCGCGCTCGCCTGCTTCGACGAGGCGCTCGAGGAGGACGCGGAGCACTGGGGCGCGTCCCTCGGACGCGTCGAGGCGCTCCACGCCCTCTGGCGCACCGAGGAGGCCTTCCAGGTGCTCGACGCGATGCGCCCCGCGGACGGACAGGACGACCCGGACCGCGCCGATCTCGAAGCGCGCGTGCGGGAGGCCGCGGGGCGGTTCGAGGAGGCCGATCGCCTCTTCGCCGAGGCGCACCGCCTCGCTCCGAGCGAGTATCCGCTCCCGATCCGCACCAGCGAGTCCGACTTTCGCGAGATCCTCGACACGGTCCTCGAGTCGCTCCCTCCGGTGATCCGGGAGACGGTCGCATCGGTGCCCGTGATCGTGGAGCCCAAGCCCACGGCCGAGATCGCTGACCGCGCGCCGCACATCACGCCCGACGTGCTCGGGCTCTTCGTGGGCTCGCCGGTGGGGGACAAGGTCTCGGCCCCGTCCGGCTATCCCGACGTGGTGCTCCTCTTCCAGCGAAACCTCGAGCGCGCCGGAAGGAACCGGCGGGAAGTCGCGCGCGAGATCAAGATCACGCTCCTCCACGAATACGGGCACTACCTCGGGTTCGACGAGGAGGAGCTGGAGCACCTGGGGCTCGGGTGA